TCGTACACCGAACTCTCCATCGGATCCACCTGGACGGCGGGAGATTCCTTGTGACACCAGTGGCGCAAATCCAAACccgtcaacggaaagttTATCTTCGTCGTCAGCTTTTCCCGCCACCGCGCCGACATGTTGAAGCGCTTGAGATGAAAGGTGAGCAAATCCGGCAGGCGCCACAGATTCATATTCTGCTGGCCCTGGCGGAACTTTTTGCACCGAGGGCATTTCCAATTGTCCGACAAGGAAAGATTCTGCGTCTTGCAAAACTCGGTCAGACAAACTCCAAGATCCATACCGTCACCGGCTACTTGCGCCTTTTGTTCGTCGGCTTTGACTTTGCTTCGAACAAGATCGGCACTCGCTTGGTCTTCGACGATAGGCGGTGGGACGTACAGCACGGGACAGTTGACGTAACTGGCGCCGGTACTCGTACTACTCGAGTTCGGGGTTTTCTTGTCGGTCGGAGGATCGCGCCATTGGAGAATGATAACGTGACGAGCATTCATGTAATTGCCAACCGTTCGTATCAAAGAAAACGGGAAggattcttcttcagaaaTCGTATTGGGTTTGTCGGGTTGAGAATTGTCGACGGTACAGACGCGAACTTCAAACGGAATGCGATGCAAAAGAGCTGACACCTTTTTTACCAGCAACGTCGACAAACTGGTTGGATCAAACGTCGGGTTCCGGTACGGTTTCGCGTCATCGTCTTTGCTTTTGTGATCCGATAGACCTAAAGCCAGTCGCAGGTACTCTCGATCGCAATCCACCAAGAGATCGATTAAATCTGAAATGGCCCCGTGTGTTCTCTCGTAAAGCTTACGGGCCTTGGCCTCGCGGTCAATTGTTCCCGAATCGGCCACATCCGATGCGTCACCCCATCCTGGCATTTGATGCAGAAATCGAGAAGCTTGTGCCATTATTTGCGCTCCAGCACGAGCGTTACTCCACTCGGAACAGCATTGCACATAAAAGGATTGACCAAACGCCACGAATCGGCCAGTGTCGTGGTCAGTGAACCGATTTTGAACCAAGAATTCTGTGGGTTTACCGCGTGGAGTGGCGTGCGAAAAGAGTGGTCGAACGAGACGGTCCTTGAAATTGCTAATGGAATACACCTCATCCCATTTCGATGAAAAATGGTCGAAGTGCACTAGGACCTTCTTTTCAGGAAGCTCCACATCTTCACCAATATCGGCATCGACGTCACCTTTCAACACCTCGACAACAGTTCCAGCAAACCAGCTTCCGCGTTGATCTTTCGCGTCTACCCTTAAACCGAGCTTGAGTTCCTTTTCTGAACGCGGCCAGAGGCTTCGAGATACGGCCCTCGACAAATACCACGGGTCGCTGTCCACTACACGACACTCCTTAGCGTCCCCGTACACACTTAGATGCTTTTCAATGAGCTTCTGCTCCTTTGGGCTTGGCGCAATATCATCATCACTATAttcatcctcgtcttcgtcagccGTGTCTTCAAGGGACTCCAGATTTACAGTGGCAGTAACGTTAGAAAGCTGCAGAGTTGTCTCGAACGCTACAATGTGGGTGGGCTTGTCTGCTGAATCCTCGCTTGTGCGTGGCTTAGCGAGCTGACTACAAGGGCCTTCTTTGTCGGTCAAAGGAATTACCTTCGTCTGGCTTTGAAGAATGCTATGGTATTTCTTATCGTCAGTAAGCACTTCCTCAGAACGACATAATTTTAACTGACTCGCTGGGATACCGCACATATTTTGAATCTGGAGACGAAGATCACCGCTATCTGCCAGTCGTGACATGGCAATCATGTACCGCTCAGCAACGAACGTTACAGATGGAGGACCTGTGGACGAGCCAGAGCGCTTTCTGGGATAGCGTGCGGGGCGTTTGTCACCCTTCCGTGTCCTGTTAAGGACCCACGGACAGTTCACAGCAGTAGCTCGTCGGTAGACTGTGCACTGAAAGGTGACATCCGCCACAGTGGGAATCGGAATGGAAAGCAGGTTGAAAGGATCAAAGTTACGGCTTGAAAAATTGCATTGGGGGCATGTAACCGTATTCAAAACCTGTCCCATGGCAACATCAGCCATGATTGAGCGATTCCGCCGGAGAAACCTGCAAGACAAGCAACGAAGAGTTAGCATCCCTCTAAACCACACACAAAATGATTGCATGTACAAACCTTCTCCAGGCTTCTTCCCCAACTCGGGGCAAGTGGTTTCGCATAACCCATTCGTCCTCAAGAGCTTCAACATATGGCTTTTGTCGCACTTTGTTGCTATCCTCGTGAAGTACGTCCAACATGTAGTTCAAAAACTCTTGCGCATCTTGCTGGTCTGCCCCGGAAAACTGGTCATTGACCTTGCCAAGTTGTGACCGAAAGCGGACGGGAGACTTTTCTCCAAGTTTTGCGCTCCACATACTTCGAAGCAATTCGGcgaattcttccaaaagctttcCGCCGGTCCCCAAAGGGTTGTCCCTATTCAAATCACCGGCCGTCTTGTACTGCGAGCTGAGAAGATATGCCCGAAGCAATGGGAGGTAGCTCATACATTGTATGGCAGAGTTGGCGTAGCACGTATTCCCCAAGTTGGAAAGACCGCAAGCACCGTAGCCCGGAAAAGGACAAATCTTAGTACTTTCGGGCATATTTTCCATACTTGAGCTCTTCTTAATCACAGCTCCCGCCTTTGGCTTTACATCATTCGGCGAAGAAATTATCAAACCGTTCGTTTGAGCTGCAAGCTGCTCCGACTCATTAGTAAACCGTCCAAGTTTCGCCAATCGGTCAGACTCCACATCAATCCACTCGATGTGACCGCCGTGATCCTTGAAGTCAACCTttactttcttctttgctgtagtttccttttccaactcCTCGGCTTCATTCTCAgtgtcttcgtccacgatATCTACTTGCAGAATCGTGACTGGGTACCATCGCCCGGTAGAATCCATTGCATCGACTTCTACGTCTACAAGACTTTGCGGTTTGTAAACCAAATTTCCATCGGAGTCCACTCCTTGCAAGGCCTCTCGAAACAAGCGATCTTCTTCTGCGAGCCTTCTGACACGTCCAGCCTTGGCCGCAGCTTCCCGGGGCCATATCAAATCGTTATTTTTGTTGACTACCGCATATTCTAGCATGAGAAAGGCGTCGGAACAAAGACCGCTACTGTCCACTGTTGCATTGTCAGCATAAGCTTGCCAATTCTCCACTAATTCCTTAGTGTTTTCCTTTTTGTGTGCTCCTGCTGCAAGATTGGGTACAATTGCATCCCGATTTTTGCATAAAAGATTCCAAGGTCCATATCGACTCACTGGATCCTTCGAGTTCGTAGGTTTGTGTTTGCGCCACAGCCGCGCTTTTCCTCGTCCATCAGACCCGGAAGCCTTGAACGAATACAAGGGAAACCTTAGCACTATCTCGACGTATAATCGCCACAATGGCTGTTCTGGAATAGCCATAATCCTAATAGACAGAGGCCCTGCATCTCCACGGCGGTATGGTTGTAAGGGATCACataactgacagtgaataatCCAGGGGTGCGTCGCCACGTGCAAGTTGTTGGGCAACCTTGGCACGCAAAGAGACACCGACGATCTGTCCAATCCGTGTAGGTGATCGAGACCCTTCCTCTCTGTTCCGTTCGGCGATTTGTCGAGAACTTCTGTATTTTGGTCACCATCACTGTCATTGGGGACGGTTCTATGCAGCATGGGGCAATCAGCTTGCACCATTCGCGGCAACGGTGGACCACCTCCGTACATCTCATACAAGACATCCCATACTGGAGGTGGCACTAAGACATAGTCAACATCCCTTCGAAGTCCTTTGCTCATGAGCTCGTATGAACCCAGTATTCCTGGAATAGAGTTTCCGGCATCCTTGTCGAGTAACGCGTCGTTAAACAAAGTACCGGGTCGTTTGAGTGTCCGGCGGGGGCAGGATTGTTCGCTCTGCCAGCTCCAACCGGTATACGCGACCCATTCATCCCACCATCTTTTTTCAACACAGTACAAAAACCCGTGGCCAATGCCACCGGCTCCGTCCCAATTTCCCAATCCACCCCAGATTGCCTTGTTCCGCAGCACAGAATCCCAAGACTCGTTGGAGTGATCGCTATGGCTGGAATGGTTCGTTGTATTTTCCAGTAGCGGGACTCCATCATTGCTATTGCCACTACTAGACCACGAATTCCACTTCGTCTGGACCAAATCACGTTCGGTCACGTGCGAAGGTAGAATACCGACTCCAAAAATGCGGTGCAGAACGGCATGCAACTTGGGATTATCCAAGACTTGATCTGCCCAGAATGCAAAGTCCTGCAAAGTCCACTCCTCCTGATCCAGCAATGAGCTTATTGACGGTACTTCCACACCCGACAAGTCCTTGGGCGAACCTTTGCCAGGCGGCGCTTCGTCAAGAATGACTTCGTGTCCCGTTTCTCCGACTTCATATAATTTGGCCATGAGATCGGATCTTTCCAAAGTAAGACTTTCCAAAGTGGCCGAATCCAACCCAGTGCTGTCGTGATTGGAATGGTCCCCGTTGTTACCGTGAGTGTTAGTGTTGTTGTTCGCCTCGGCGCTACTTTTTCGTCGAGGACGGGGGAGTGGTCCCAACATACCGTGCAGCGATACGCCGCTTCTTTCACTACGATCTCCTTGATTAGAATTGGAACCGCGCCTGGACGGCGACACGGCGGCTTCCGGAGACGTGTGGGGATCCAACAAATCTTCGATAATCTTACGCACTGTTGCGGACTTAATTTTGAGCGGGGAACGCGATTTAGATGCCACGAATCCATCCGTTTCGACgtgtttcggaagaaacGCGTTGCCGAAGTAGTGATAGTGAGTCAAGGATGCGAGCGAAATCACCGTTGCGTGTCCAACTTCCAATAACCAGCAAGGGACTCCCCCCGCCGGATGATGTGCCAGGAACGTTTCAAGCTGCTCAGTAGGGAGACATAGATAAAAAAGGAGTTGCAACCGCTGGACGCGTTTGCCTTTGAGCCCGAGGGCGATTATATACACGAGTGCTTGGAACGTTACACCGAGCGGAAGCTCCGGTGCCGTTTCCAAATCCGGCACCATGGAGGGTTTCGGCATCGCCCGTGGCGACGAGGTTTGCTTATTGACGTCCATTTCAAGCTGGGCCGACTCCGCGGCGTGGGTGGCCACGTTCTGAACTCGATCCCATAGCGTCTCGGACAAATGCAACAACAGAATGTAGGCGTTTTCAATTACGTCAACGCTCGTGGCGGGAACAGCCTGAAAAACGCGGTGTACGACAAACGAATTCAGTAATCGTGTCGTCGTGGCCAAGGCCTTGGCCTCGGTTTCGTGAACGTTGGAGGAAGAGAAGACTCGTCCAATTTTACTggtgttttgattggaaGGCAACGCTTTGAGAATGTATCGAACTTTGCGCTGAATCAAAGTAGTTTCACAGGTCGACAACAAGTTGCAGGTTCGGTCGAGTAGAGAGTCCAAAACAACGTGAACGTCAGCTGGATCGATAAGATCTGTCGCTTGGCTATCCCAAAGCGTGTGCCACTGGTTTTCCACCGACGACATCGTTTTACCACTGTTGTTGTGCGCTCCGTTGCTAGTTGGTTGAGCCCAGGAATCGATCCGTGCCCGTGTGACGGGTATGGACGTTGGTGGAGAAGAACTGCTAGCTTTCTTGGAACCTCTCTTTTGCTTGGACCCTTTCGAAGAATTGGTGTTCCCGCTACTATTGTTGCGAGTTGAGGCAAccgaagaattggaagacACTCCCGTTGCCGCGGCGGGCCCAGCTGACGTCGCGTGGACATGCTTGGACTGTGAACATCCCATCTCTTCGCTGGACCTTTTTGGATGACGTGtagacacacacacacacacgtagTCAATCAATACAATGTGCGCCAGTATCCTCACGAGATATCGTGGATATTGGTCGCTCGAGCGACGAAAGTCCAGCAGTCGCAGAGCCAGAGATTCACTACCGCGTCCCCAGATCGATCCAACTATATCCGGGCTCAGATTCTGTGTGATCAAAAATCAAAAGGGGGCTCTGTGTATTTGGCTGGTTGGTTGGATAGATGGATGCTGTGGTGGGTGGGATCCCGTTCCACTGGGGGTCAAACTTCCTGAGCTGTTGTGTGCGGGACGCGATTTGGGTGCCCGGAAGGTGGCAGAGGAGGTATCCGGAGAAGATGCAGGCATCTATCGGATGTAttattaacagtaaagtcTCCCGTGTCGTGCCCGTGTTCCCCTTTTTCCCCGGTACTTCCCAGGGCTCCTCGAGCAGCACACGGTGACACCGTTTGCTGGAACGGGACAGAGCCTTCTATGGGAGAGAATTTGGGTCTCACCTATCTGTGCGGTATGCGATAAGTTTACTATAGTCGTGAAACGTCCAATTGAAACCCAGCAACGTCATCAGTCGTCAAACGCATGCTTTCAATTATAGATACGTGCGTTCCATCGTTTACAGCCGGGTGCATACAGTCAATAGCTGTCGCTCGGGCTGAAGTATTCTCTGACGTATGTCAGAAGTAGCGTGTCCAGCGATGTTGGCAGTCATTATTCAATTTTAAATATGTTCTAATTTAAAATCCAACTCTAGTGGTTCCGTCACGAGACAGGAACGAACAAATCAAAGCCATACCATAGCGACTCCAAAAGTCGGACTAACATATGTGACAGTGACTGCGAAAGCCAGCCATTCTGGTAGGGAAATCCCAATACCTGGCTGGCACTTGGATTCAGCTGATAATTGTTCACGCTGAATTGTGTTTCATCCAACAAATTCTCCTTCGTGGCGAGATCAATTTACACCATGAAGACCGAGCCGTACAACCGTCGGCGAGGAGATTCCAAAGCGATTTATGTTTGGCTCCTCATCCTTAGCAATTTGCTCGTTTTTCAATTGGGGCGACTATTTGACGCCAACTCCACAATCCTTTCCACACCCTCGTTCACGAATCCCCAACTCGACATtccttttccaccaacgcTGCACGATGTGGAAAGCAGGATTGCTTACGCCGCCGCTCACCCCTTGTCCGTTCCCCAAGGCAGCGTGCCGAACTTGCCTTCGATCCGCGAAGCCAATGCCAAGGTCGACCAGGAACGCAAAATATACGGCGGCGCCGGCGACAAACTCCATTTAGGCGGTTTTACCGCGATTGATGCGGAGGGTATTTCTCCCGGCGTGTGGACGTACATGCTGGAGAAGTTGGGTGTCCGTTCCGTGCTCGACGTGGGTTGCGGGCGAGGAATCAGCTCACGCTGGTTCCTCGAGCACGGCGCGGACGTGCTGTGCGTGGAAGGATCGCACGACGCCGTCACGCAAAGCTACCTGCCCTCGTCGAATATTGTGGAGCACGACTACGCGAGAGGAGCGTGGTGGCCCAACCGTACCTTTGACGCTGCTTGGTCGGTGGAATTTCTCGAACACGTGTCTCTCCAGTATCACCCGAACTACATTGCGACCTTTCGCAAAGCAGCCATACTGTTTGTTACGAGCTCCCGTTGGGGTGGTTGGCATCACGTGGAAGTGCACCAAGACGACTGGTGGATTCGCAAGTACGAAAGTTACGGTTTTCGGTACGACGATGCCTTGACGAAAGCGGTGAAAGCGACCGTGGCGGAGGAACGTCAACGTCTCGAGTTTTTCGCACCCGCCAACAAAACACTGGGTGCTGCTCACGTTGGACAGTCGGTCAAGGTCTTTATTAATCCCGCCGTTGCGGCCTTGCCGGCTCATTTGCATCTCTTTTTTGAACACGGCTGCTTTCGAGATTACAACAAAGGTGTAATTACCAACCGTAAATGCGGCGAAGGAAGGCAAGGTTGGAAAGAAACCGTTCTGCCGCCGGAGTTTTATCCTCTCAAAGTGAACCCGCAAGATGGTCTTAACTGGCAAGCGGCTCTAATGGCCGGTGTTGGAAACCCTGGGGAGAACAAGTAGATGTCACGATTCACTTGCAATTGTGGGAGCGGTTGGGCATCAACACGGAGTCTCCACAGTGGACGTTCTGACCACTCTTTCCTTACAAACGTGAGCCGTCGTTTACTGATCTATGTTGGAAGCGTTATtagttgttgtttttgaatAGACAAATCAAAACCctttattgaaatggttgaGTCGCCTATAGCAGTGACCAACATAGAGACAAGAGAGATGCGTAGCCATGATTATataccttacagttagttgaGTGTTGAGTGTGAGATTGTCGTACGTACGGCATAGTTGCAAACGAACGCAAGCTGCCGTTGCGTACTGCCCAATTTACGTAAGGTTCCCCGTCACGGCGGCATTTGTTCGAGGCATTGCCAGAATCCACTCGAATACCACAACCAAGGGAGCCGGCATTGAGTCGTGGGTAAAGTGTATCTACCACAGTGTCCAGTTTGTG
The sequence above is drawn from the Phaeodactylum tricornutum CCAP 1055/1 chromosome 21, whole genome shotgun sequence genome and encodes:
- a CDS encoding predicted protein gives rise to the protein GACGLSNLGNTCYANSAIQCMSYLPLLRAYLLSSQYKTAGDLNRDNPLGTGGKLLEEFAELLRSMWSAKLGEKSPVRFRSQLGKVNDQFSGADQQDAQEFLNYMLDVLHEDSNKPGEGLYMQSFCVWFRGMLTLRCLSCRFLRRNRSIMADVAMGQVLNTVTCPQCNFSSRNFDPFNLLSIPIPTAQVAGDGMDLGVCLTEFCKTQNLSLSDNWKCPRCKKFRQGQQNMNLWRLPDLLTFHLKRFNMSARWREKLTTKINFPLTGLDLRHWCHKESPAVQVDPMESSVYDLIGVVNHYGSMTGGHYAVSESAEPLWLQFDDELVEPLAPEHVVSEMAYVLFYRR
- a CDS encoding predicted protein, with product MKTEPYNRRRGDSKAIYVWLLILSNLLVFQLGRLFDANSTILSTPSFTNPQLDIPFPPTLHDVESRIAYAAAHPLSVPQGSVPNLPSIREANAKVDQERKIYGGAGDKLHLGGFTAIDAEGISPGVWTYMLEKLGVRSVLDVGCGRGISSRWFLEHGADVLCVEGSHDAVTQSYLPSSNIVEHDYARGAWWPNRTFDAAWSVEFLEHVSLQYHPNYIATFRKAAILFVTSSRWGGWHHVEVHQDDWWIRKYESYGFRYDDALTKAVKATVAEERQRLEFFAPANKTLGAAHVGQSVKVFINPAVAALPAHLHLFFEHGCFRDYNKGVITNRKCGEGRQGWKETVLPPEFYPLKVNPQDGLNWQAALMAGVGNPGENK